The Deltaproteobacteria bacterium genomic sequence GGGGCGGGTGCGTTCAGTGCGGCAGTAGTTGTTGATAGGCGGCCATCAGTTGGCGGGTGATCGGGCCGGGGGTGCGGGGCTTGATCGTGATGTCGCGGATTTCACGGACGGGCAGGACTTCGCTGGTGGTGCCGGTCAGAAAAATTTCGTCGGCGGCCTTCAGATTTTCGATGGAGATATGGGCCTCGCGCCACGGGATGTCGAGACTGTCGGCGACTCCTAAAATGCCGAAACGGGTGACGCCCGGCAACACGCCGTCGCTGAGTGGCGGCGTGTAGAGGCGGCCTTTGCGGACGAGCAAGAGATTCGTGGCCGTGCCTTCTAAGACCCAACCGCGTTGATTCAACAACAGGCCTTCGTCGGCGCGCGCGGCCTGGACCTCTTGGCGCGCCAACATCCGACAGAGATAACTCGTGGTCTTCAAATTCGCGAGTGCCGGCGGTTCTCCACAGACCGATGTGACGACGATGATCGAGGCGCCTTGGTGGTAAAGGCGTTCCGGTTTCGGCCGAAAACGCCGTGCGAACAAGACGACGTTGGCGTCGAGGTGGGGCGGGCGGTCGAAGGTGTACGCCGTGCCTCCAGCGCTGATCGTGACGCGCACCACGGCCTCGCGTAAGCGATTGGCGGCGAGGACTTTTTGCACGGTTTTTTCGAACGCGTATTCGTCCAGCGGGAGATCGATTTGGAGTCGTTCGCAGTTTTCGCGCAGTCGGTGGTAATGGAGCGCGGGAAACGCGACGCGGCCGGCATACGCGCGCAACGTCTCGAAGACGCCTTCGCCGTAGAGAAATCCGCGGTCGAAGACGGAGAGCTTCGCCGCCGTTTCCGACACGAGCTGTCCGTTAATATAGACTTTGCTCATGGATCGTGTCGATCGGGAGATGGTGGAGTTGCGCGAAGAATGCGGCCACGCGCTGGTCGGTGGCTTCGAGCGCGGCCTCGGCGTCGGTCGCTGGATCGAGCCAGTTCGCGGCGTGGAGATAACCGAGGCCTTCGCGGATGGTCAGCAGCCGAACGCCGAGGTTAAATTGCGCGCGCCCGTGCGGGCCCCACATCCCGAGTGCGCCGGTGTAGGCGTGGCGACGGAACGGTTCGTGTTGCAGCAACAGGCGGACCACGTTGTGTTTCGGGAAGCCGGTCATCGAAAGTCCCGGCACGATGATGCTTAATGCGTCGACTAATCCGTAATCGGCGCGGAGCCGCGCGCGCAAGTTACATGTCAGGTGGACACTGCGCGCATCGACTTCCAACGCGGCCGGGTCTTCCCGCACGGTCCCTTGTTCGGCGAGCGGCATCAGTTCTTCGCGCAAGCGGTGCAGCAATCCACGGGCGCCCGGTGTTTCCGCAAGCCATTCGTTCGGTTCCGGCAGCGCGATGCCGTGCTGATACGGGCCGCACGCCAATACGGGCTTGGCGGTGAGTTCGCGCTGTTCCATGGTCAGAAACGACGTGGGCGAGAGGGAGCAAAGTTGGAACGAGCCGGTGTCGAGGTACGTGGCGTATGGCGCCGGATTGGTCTGCCGTAACTGCGCATGCACGGCCCATGGGGCTTGCGGCATCAGGCCGACGTACCGTGGCGCCAAGTTGATGCGTTGCGCTACGCCTTGCCAGAGGCAGCGTTTCAATTCCTGCGCGATTTGGCGATAGCGGCGGCGCGGACTGACCGGGGTGAGATCTTCGGCCATGAACGCGATCGGATGATCCCGATCCGTGGCGCGGTGCGAGAGGATGCTGGTCGAGAGCGAGCGTTCGGTATCGTGGTTGGGCAGCAGGCGATGCGCTTCCGGATCGTCAAGCGATGACGTCGCGTGTTCCGTCACGAGCGCGGCCAGTTCTTCGGCGCGGGCCTCCGCTAATGCGGGCCGTGATTGCACGGTGTGGTCGAGGCCGAGCGAGGCGACGTACGCACTCCGTTCGACGTGGTCGATGACGAGCACGGTGTCGAACAGGCCTAACCACGCGTCGGGGAGTTCTTGGTTGCCATCGGCACGGGTATCCGGAATGGCGCGTGCGCCCCATTCGAAGCCGACGTAGCCGACGAGTCCGCCATAAAAGGGGAGATACGGATCGATCGGCAAATCTTGCAAAATGGTGGCAAAGCCGCGCAGCGCGTCGACCGGGTTGTCGATCGCGGTGCGGGTGCGGGACCCCTGTTGCGTGGTGATGAAGCCGCCAACACATTGGAACTGCGCGACGGGACGGATGCCAATGAAGGTGTACCGCCCGCCGGTATCCATACAAAAACTGGGACCGGCCGTGCTGACGGCCTGCAGCGCCGCCGTGACATCGGGTGGCGTGGCGAGAGGGACAATAGCAGGAGTGCCCGGCACGGCGCCACCCGACCACAGTTGCGAGGAGGTGTCAATTGAGATTATGCGAAGGAGCCGCCAATAATCCATGTTCCCGGGTGATGGTGATGGGCACCGTTGCGCGGCGGTAGTGGATGGCGGCGGTGAGATAGGCGTACATCTGTTGTCGCACTGGGCGGAAGTAGCGATAGCAGCCGTTCACCGGGACGAGTTCGCCGAAATAGATGCTCGTTTCCGGAAAGCGTTGCTGTCCTTGTGGGGCATAGCCGCGCGGATAGTGCAGGCATGAGAGTTCGATCCCTTGGAGCGCCGCTGCCGGGACGGCGGCCAGGAGTTGGTCGATCAGCGTGTCGTAGTGCGTTTCCCAATCCGGGCCCTGGACGATCGGATCGAGCGAGCAGATGATCCGATAGCCGGCGTCGGCCAGCGCCGCCGCGGCCGCCAAGCGGTCCGCCAACGGCGCGGTCCCACGTTCATTCCGGCGGATGAAGTCGTCCGGGGCGACGGCAAAGACGATGGTGGTTTGTCCGCGATGTTCGAGACCGATCAAGTGCTGCACGTTCGCGGTGCGAGTCCACAATTCCAGCTGTGCATGGCGCGTCCACGCGAAGCACGGGATGAGCCGCGCGGCAAAGTGCGTGTAGTGATCGATCGCCAACGCATCGCCTGCGTCGCCGCAGCGCAACACGAATTGTTGGTTTACTACGCGGTTGGCGCGACGCGAGAAATCAGTCAACATTTCATCGAGGTTGACGTGCACGGACACAATTGGGCGTCGGAGTTTCGGGTTGGGAAACGGAAAGTAGCTGCATTCATACGGTGCGTTCAGCACAAAGTCGGTGCACCAATGAAGGCTCGGCGCCTCTGCCGTTTCCGCGCCGATCTCCGAGGACGGTATCTTCACCAACGGGCGAAACCATGGTTTCGGGGCCTCGGTAAGTGCCCAGCGGCGCTTTGCCGCCGCCGGGTCGTCGGGGTACACCAACGTCGTCAGGTCGTCGATGGTTTCTGTGGTGGTCGTGGTTCCGAGTTGCGCCAGCAGCTGTTGAGTCGCCGGCAATCCACGCACGGCGGCGTCGATGTAAATGATGTCGGGATCTGCGCTGTACGAAGCCGTGCTCATGCGGGCTCCGTGTTATGTCGCGCTCTCTACTCCTGTCAATCGCGATAGATTATACGCGGTACCATTCGAAGATCTTGCGCCATGACTGACGGTCGAAGGCTTGTTGCAACTGAGTGACCAGGGTCGCCAGCTCTTCCGGGGCCTTGAATTGGTACTCCAGCTTAATGCGGGGGTCTTCGAAGTAGGGATCGGCGGTTAGTTTCGCCGTCTGCGGCAACGCCAAGTCGCGGATCATCGAGGCGAATTGTTGTTGGCGTTCCATCAGCGTTGGCAAGCGCACGCCTTGCAGCGTTTTGCGCAATGCCTCGACCTTGGCCGGCGGAGCGACAGTCGGATCGATCACGACGGCGAGGAGTTGATAGCGCTCCAGCACGTCTTCGACGCTGACGGCGTCTCGGGCGGCGATCTCGCGGATCATGACGAGCAAGTCGTTCAATTTGGCCGGTGTCGCGCGCAACGGCCGCAACACCTTGACCAACGCCTCTTGGGTGCTCGGGCTGAACTCCGCGATCCGAGCAGCCGTGGACAATGCGTAGCGCTTGTCCACGATCAAGGCCTTGGCTGGTCCCGCGCACTGCATTAAGGACAACAGTTGGTGGAGGACGCGATAACTGGCGTCTTCTTCCATCAGCGGGAGATAGGTCTTCACTAAATCGTCTTCGGCGATGCCGTAACTGCCGAGCAGGCGTTCCAACACGTGTGCTTCTTCAATGAGGTTCAAGCCGCGCGTGGCCAAGTTGTCGTGCAAATTGTGTAGGAAGGCCTGAAAGACCGGCAACGCGCTGTGGTCGTAGACCAGCGCCGGGATGGTTTGACGACCCAGTGCCTGGCACGCGACCACGCGCCGATATCCGGCGACGATTTGATACGCGCCGTCCACGGTGTGACGCGCGACAATCGGTTGCACCACGCCGATCGTCTTGATCGAGGAGGTGAGTCGTTCGAGTCGCGGCGCGAAACTCATTCGGAAACTGTCGTCGGCGATATTGAGACCGGTAATTGGGAGGACTTGAAGTAGCATAGACACGCGCGTATCGCAAAATTCGCTCAAGGTCGCAATAAAAAATCAGTCATGCAGTGAAAAATTATTCGGGGAACAGCATTGTTGGAAAAATATCTTCCCATTCCGCTTCCGGATGTTCTCGCATCGTCTCGTCGACTGCGGATTGCAGGGCTGCGAGGGCGGTGTGTTCGATGGAGAGCCGTTGGTAAGCGCCGAACATCCCGCAGTGGTACAATGCCGCTTCGAGTTGTTGCTGAAACGTCCGGATGGCTGTCGCCGTACGTGGCACGGCGTGGTCGTCTCGTGCGAGGAGATACGCCAGCAGCATGGCGTAGAGGCCATGAAACGACGTCAGCGGGCACCCGTCGTCGTTATACAATAGGACTTCGTCCGCCTCATAAATGCCGGGCGTGTGATGGGTCCGGGCGGGTGGATCGTAGACGCGCAGTGTCGCGGCGAAGCGGACGGGCCGCGGATCGTTGACGAACGCAGGGTGCATGGCGTTCCAGAGACGTCCCAACACGCGGCGCATTTCCCAAGTGAGTGTGCGTGGACAATACATCACGATCTTATCGGGACGATGCAGGTGATGCTGGAGTTCTTCGTCGGCGACAAACGGCGACGGCAGTTTGAGGTCGACATCCCAGTCGGCGCGTTTGATGGTGTCGATGAGCGTGGAGGCGATTTGAGCGGCGAACGCGGGATGTATGGCCAAGTAGAAGCGGGTGCTAGTTCTCACGCCTCGATAATCGAAGCGTGGTTGGCATTGTGGATCGCGGGGGCGCAAATACAGCCACGATTCATGATCGGTCGGATCGTCTTGGGGGATGATTTCGATGGTATCGGTGTCGCGCGTGCCACAGCGTCGATACAGGGCCGCTGCGTGGTGTCGATAGATTGCGAGATGTGTCGGTTCCACGGTCGTTGGTGTCTCCGGATGATACGTCATCCAATAATAGACCTCGGATCGCGTCGGCAGGCGGTCCTGCGTGGCGACAAACGCGCGGGCAAAGCGGAGAAACGCGCGGACGTCGCGGCGAAACTGGGCCGGGGCGATGGGCGTGCGCAATTTTGTTTTGGTGACGGCGAGGCATTGCTGCCCCCACGCGCTACGTTCCGTTGTGGCCGCAGCAGTTGCGAACGGGGCGAAGAGTTGGCCGGCTCCAAGGAGGCGACCGGTAATGCGATCGGCCAGCTGTGCGGCGTTGTCGCCATGGAGTGTCGGGGCTGGACGCAAAAAACGGTCTCCGGCAACTGCGTGGTGCCGAGCTGCGGCGTCAGCGGCCACTAATGTAGCGTCGGCATGAGTTTCCCGCAGCCGCCGGATATTGGCGATGCGACGCAGCTGTAATTGGGTGGCTCGGCTCATAGTCAGTACAGAGCATCGGCAGAAGCGGGGGAAAGTTGTGTAAATTAGTCGCATAATCGCAATATTCTCCATCTTTGAGGCCTCTATGAGCCAATTTACCGGGCTCTGGGAGGTCGGCAGGGGGCAGAGGTGGGGGGATTTTTTGGAAAAAACCCAATGAAATCAATGGCAGGTTTCGCAGTCGCAGAAAGTGGTGGTTAAAACAGCTGCGATATCATAAGGATGGACGCGGTTCATAACCTGGAGGGGGACCATGACAGCGAAGCATTCGGCGTTTGCAGAGGTGAATACCTATGTCCGGCGGGTGGCGAAGCGGCTGCAAATCCCGGACGCGTATCTGAACATCATGCTCAATCCGTATCGCGAACTGCGGGTCCAAGTGATGATCCATCGCGACGATGGCTCGATTTTCGAGACCTTCGGCTATCGCATTCAGCACAATGCGGCGCGCGGTCCTTATAAAGGTGGGATTCGTTACCATCCGGACGTGAACGAAGACGAAGTCCGTGCGCTGGCGTCGTTGATGACGTGGAAGAACGCGTTGGTCGATATCCCGTTCGGCGGGGCGAAGGGTGGGATCACGGTCGATCCGCGCCAACTCTCGCCGCGCGAATTGCAAGACCTGACCCGTTCGTTCACGCGCAAGATCGACATGGCGCTCGGGCCGTATCGCGATGTCCCGGCGCCGGACGTGAACACCAATGCCGAAGTGATGGGTTGGATCATGGATGAATACGGTCGGCGGCACGGACACACGCCGGCCGTGGTGACGGGAAAGCCGTTGGCGCTGGGCGGTTCCAAGGGACGGCAAGCGGCCACCGGGCGAGGCGTGAGTCTCGTTACGCAGTGGGCGGCGAACGATAACGGGATCGACGTCCCGGGGGCGCGGATCGTGTTGCAAGGATTCGGCAACGTCGGGACCTATGCGGCGGAGTTCCTGATGCAAGCGGGCGCGAAAATTATCGCGGTGAGCGATGTCGATGGCGCGATCTATGCGAAAGACGGACTCGATATCCCGGCGCTGTTGGCGTGGGTGCGGGAACATCGCACGGTCAAAGGGTTCCCCGGCGCGGAGCCGATCGACGGTGCGAAGCTACTCACGATCCCGTGCGACATCCTGATTCCTGCCGCGATGGGGGGCGTGATTACGATGGCGAACGCGGCCCAAATTCAAACCAAGCTGTTGATTGAAGGGGCCAATCATCCGGTGACTCCGGACGCCGCAGCGGCGTTGGAGCAGCGGGGGATCCCGATCATCCCCGACATCCTGGCTAACGCCGGCGGCGTGACCGTGTCGTACTTCGAATGGACGCAGAACTTACAGCAATTCTTCTGGAGCGAGGCGGAAGTGAATCAACGACTCGGCGAACGGCTCGAAACGGCGTATCGCACCATGTCCGAGACCGTCGTGGAATCACAATGCACGTATCGCGAGGCCGCGTATCTGATCGCACTCCGCCGCGTCTGGGAAGCGATGCAGCTGCGCGGGATTTGAACTGTGCTGACGGACGACGAATGCATGCGTGCGGCGCTGGCGGAGGCGGAATTGGCGGGCGCCCAAGGCGAAGTCCCGATCGGGGCCGTCGCGGTCGTCGGCGAGCAAATCGTGGCGCGGGCCCACAACCGACGTGAAGCCGACGGCAATCCACTGGGACACGCGGAAATTCTGCTGCTGCAGCAACTCATCGGCACTCGTGCCAGTTGGCGGCTCGACGACGTCACGCTGTACGTCACGTGTGAACCGTGTCTGATGTGCGCGGGCGCATTACTGCAAGCGCGGCTCGCACGACTCGTTTACGGTTGCGCCGATCCGAAGGCCGGCGCCTGCGGCTCGCTTTACCAAGTTCTCGACGACGCGCGCCTCAATCACCGCATCCCATGCACCGCTGGCGTTTTGGCCGCCGACTGCGGCGCGCTGCTCTCGGCGTTTTTTCGAGGGTTGCGGGGATGTAAGTCAGTGAAGGCGTAGACGCGTTGTGGGCAATTCCCTCGCCAGTGAAACCGGTTGCGCGTTGTCGCGTCCCTCATTACACTGGCCGCCTGGAGTCGACGCCGATGCTGAGTCCTGCGGAAGTGACTGCGGTGCAACAATTCCGGGCCAAAGTAGCGCTGTGGGATGCGGCCTATGCGGTATTTGTCGCCACCGAGGTGTTGATTGCGCCGCTCGTATTGACCTATCCGCAATACTCCGCGCTCCGGGCGCATGAGCGACGCATTGCGATCGACATCGAGCGGGACGGGATCCGATTATGGATGCCCTTTTCCAAGACGATCGCCGGGGACCGATTGCGCGACGTCGAGCAGTTTCTCACCGTGGCGCGGGCGTATCTGGCCGCGCTGCCAGTTGATCCATTGGGATAAAGCGGCAGGGATGGGAGCGGAGCTGTGCGACGGCCGTGTTGTGCAGCGGGTCGCCGTATTCGCTGAGCGCCAGGATAAATCGGTCGATCGTGTCGGCGCGCCGGGCCGCGCGGATCCAGACGCGCATGCCGGCGCGGAACAATGTGTCCTGCGTAGTTCCGAAGAACGGGGGCGTCGCGGGGTCCGCGGGGAATTCCCAATATTGCACGCGAGCGCGCAACGGTTTCCCCCCAACGGTGCCGACGACGACGGTCTTGGGGAGCCGGCACTTCGCCGGCGAGGTGAAGCGTGTGGCGTGGATCGGCCGCGCGGGCGGCGTTGCTCCGGCAGGCGTGAGCGCGGGGATGAACGCGAAATAGGAAATGACTCCCGGTTGGGCCCGAGAGCCGGGAGGTGGTGGCAGGGGCTGATCGTGACTGATCATGAGGACCGCATCGGCAATCCCATCGCGATTGAAATCGTATGGCGGATTGATCGGTTGTCCGATGGGGAAGTTGCCACGGCCCATGCTGCGGACATACGCCGGGCCGCAGATGCGCGCAAGTCCATTACGGTTGCGGAGTAGCGGGCATCGGCTGCGCTTGTTGCGGCAGGGTGTCGGTGGGCGTCGCGGCGTGTTCGATGAACGACTGCATCATCGGGGAAGGGTCCCAGAGGCCGAAGCCGGGCAAGTTGCTCCAGTCGAGGCCGAGGCGCGGATCGCCGCCGCCTTTGTTGCAGCATTGCGCGGTGCCGCTGCCGGTGCCGGTGCCGCCGCCTTTGCTCGTTTTTACGTCGCTGTCCGCGAGCGGGGATCGGGCGCCCATCGCGGGTCCGCAGTCGACGGCCCAGCAGGCGCTCTTGTTCGACGTCGACGGGGCGCAGCTGCTCAAGTTCCCCTGGCTGGCGGCGCCGCCGCTCATGCTATTTTTATCTGTTGCATCTGCCATTCCGCCGGCCACCAATGATCCGGTGCCGGGCGGTTGACACTCCGCGACGATGCAGTCCGGTTGCGGTTTGTCGGGACCTTGCGGGTATCCTTGACAGCCGCCCGGCGGGGCGAATTGTCCGGAAACGGAAGTACACTGATTGGAACAAGTGTCGCCTTGGCAGAGATGTCCGCCGTGCTGCATCGGCACGGTGCCACTCTCGGCCATCACGCCGTGATGTTCCTTGGATGCGACGCCAGCGCCCGACAGATACGCGTGACCGCCTTCGTGTTGGACAACACCGGTCCCTTGCCCGCTTGCGGCAACACCTTTGTTCAGGAAGATGCGGCCGCTGGCGGGATCGTAGAGTCCGCCGGGTTGCGGTTGGCCCGGTTTGCCGCTGGCGTGGGACACGGTTCCCCCATCGGGAGATAGCACGGCGCTGCCACCCACCAGCGGTGTAGCGCCTTCTTCTTTCGCCTTCTTCGCGAGTTCACCCGGCGTCACTTTTTCGAAATTCACCGGGGTCGCGTTGGCCATCGCCTTCTGGGCGTGTGCCAGTGCGGCCGCGTGTTGCTCGGGCGTGATATTGTGACTATTCGCGTTGGCCTGATTGCGGAGTCCATCCGCGACCGGACCAAAACCATCGCCGGCTTGTTTCTTGTTCTTGTCGATTTTTTCATCGAGCGGAGTCTTAATTGGTGTTTCGGTTTTTTCGGGATTATCTCCGCTCGCCGCGCCGCACAGCGACCCGACCGGGACCTTCACGATACTCTCCATCAGCTCGCCGCCGCCCATGCCTGCGCCGCCGGGCCCGCGTCCACCGCCGCCTTCACCGCCGCTGCGATACGGTTGCGGATTCGGTGCGATCGGATTGGAAAACGGATCACGATGACACATCACCCAGCCGAGTTGCGGGAGTTGCACGCCGCAGGCGCCCGCGGTCCCGCCGCCGTCCGATCCGCCGCCGCAGGTATCATTGCATCCCTTGCCGGCCGCCGCAGTGGACCAGAGGCTGCAGGTTCCCATGCCATGCGATGCCGGGTCGAGCAGCACATTCATGAAGCTGTCGAATCCCATGCATTCGCCTTGCAGCGCCGCGCCGACGAATGCTCCACTGGGACTCCCGCCGCCTGGTTGGCAATTTTTTTCCTTCACCTTCCCCATCGACGCGCCGAATGGGGTTTTTCCCATTCCGCCGCCTCCCCCAAAGGCCGCCATCTTCGGACCCATCCCGGCTCCTTGGCCAGGACCTCCGGCCTTCATCCCCATTCCGCCACTTTTTCCTGGTATGCCGGCCATCCCGGGTATCCCGCCGAGTCCGGCCTTTTGCGCATCCGCGCCGGCACAAAAGAATTGCTGTTTCATCAGGCCTTCGGCCGGGTCATACAAATAGAGACCGAATTTTTCGAGAAACGGATTTTGCGCGGCGAGGTCGATTGACGGCAGCAACGACTGCATCGCGAGCCAGAGTTGACTTTCGGTCCCGACGCGTTTGATCACGTCGAAGAGGTTGAGCACGGGATTCAGTCCGACGGAGAGAAGATGGTGCCGAACCAAGGCGCGTTGTGCCTCCGTGATCGGCAACGCGTCGACCTCTTGCACGGCCGTTTGCAACGCCTTGGCCAATGCGGCGTCGAGCGCCAGCGCTTGTGCAGTATTCAGATAAAGCGAGCCCAATATCCAGTCGCTCAAATGGGCCGTGGCCGGTTTGAATTCACCATGCACGGCATTGAGACAATATTTGGTCAGCGTTTGCTCGGCAACGACGTCGCCGGTGTACTGATCGGTCAGTCCGGCGATCACGGTGCGCAGTCCGAACGGCAGCGCGCGACGGGTCGCGATCCCGAGACGAAAGCAGGATTGCTCCAACAGCGGAACCAAATTGCCGCCGGCCAGTGCGGGGTCTTGTAATACGTCATCAAGACGCGCCGCGAGTTGCGCGTCGAGTTGGGCATCGAGCGGCGCGAGTGCCTCATCAGCCGCTTGCAGCGACTGGATCGCGGCTTGATAAGTCTGTTGGGCCACGGCCAGCGGACTCGGCGTCTTCGACTTCGATTTCTTCTGCAGCAGTTGCCAGAAGCCAGGCGCGGATGGTGGCGTTTTAGTCGCTTGGGTTATTTGCGCGGCTGTTAACGGTTTTGCTGGCTGCAGCGACTGCTGGATCACGATTTCCCGATACGCCTGATCGACCGCCGCCCCAGCCGCCCAGACCCGCGCTTGCTGCGCGATCGCGTCGGCTTCGAGTTGGATAATGGCGTCGGTCGAGCTCCCGGCCCAGCTGAGGGACGGAACTCCAGTCAGGGTCAGGGTAAGGATGAAACGGGCACAGTACGGAAGGATACGAGTTCGGCGCATACGGGGCTCCTGGATAGTGAGGCAGGATGATCAGAAAGCAAGATGCGTACCGCACGCGACCGTGCGGCGGGTTCCGCACGGTGCTGAAAAGGCGGGCCATTTTTTTGCGGGGCGACCAGCTGATTTCTCAGGTTGAGAATGCGTGGTGGGAACGAGAAAAAAACGTCACTGAAATGGCGGTGGCGTGCCTGGATAGACGTCGTCTGTATAGGGGACTTGCTC encodes the following:
- a CDS encoding ParB/RepB/Spo0J family partition protein, with the protein product MLLQVLPITGLNIADDSFRMSFAPRLERLTSSIKTIGVVQPIVARHTVDGAYQIVAGYRRVVACQALGRQTIPALVYDHSALPVFQAFLHNLHDNLATRGLNLIEEAHVLERLLGSYGIAEDDLVKTYLPLMEEDASYRVLHQLLSLMQCAGPAKALIVDKRYALSTAARIAEFSPSTQEALVKVLRPLRATPAKLNDLLVMIREIAARDAVSVEDVLERYQLLAVVIDPTVAPPAKVEALRKTLQGVRLPTLMERQQQFASMIRDLALPQTAKLTADPYFEDPRIKLEYQFKAPEELATLVTQLQQAFDRQSWRKIFEWYRV
- a CDS encoding aminotransferase class IV, whose translation is MSKVYINGQLVSETAAKLSVFDRGFLYGEGVFETLRAYAGRVAFPALHYHRLRENCERLQIDLPLDEYAFEKTVQKVLAANRLREAVVRVTISAGGTAYTFDRPPHLDANVVLFARRFRPKPERLYHQGASIIVVTSVCGEPPALANLKTTSYLCRMLARQEVQAARADEGLLLNQRGWVLEGTATNLLLVRKGRLYTPPLSDGVLPGVTRFGILGVADSLDIPWREAHISIENLKAADEIFLTGTTSEVLPVREIRDITIKPRTPGPITRQLMAAYQQLLPH
- a CDS encoding glutamate dehydrogenase; translation: MTAKHSAFAEVNTYVRRVAKRLQIPDAYLNIMLNPYRELRVQVMIHRDDGSIFETFGYRIQHNAARGPYKGGIRYHPDVNEDEVRALASLMTWKNALVDIPFGGAKGGITVDPRQLSPRELQDLTRSFTRKIDMALGPYRDVPAPDVNTNAEVMGWIMDEYGRRHGHTPAVVTGKPLALGGSKGRQAATGRGVSLVTQWAANDNGIDVPGARIVLQGFGNVGTYAAEFLMQAGAKIIAVSDVDGAIYAKDGLDIPALLAWVREHRTVKGFPGAEPIDGAKLLTIPCDILIPAAMGGVITMANAAQIQTKLLIEGANHPVTPDAAAALEQRGIPIIPDILANAGGVTVSYFEWTQNLQQFFWSEAEVNQRLGERLETAYRTMSETVVESQCTYREAAYLIALRRVWEAMQLRGI
- a CDS encoding chorismate-binding protein, encoding MPGTPAIVPLATPPDVTAALQAVSTAGPSFCMDTGGRYTFIGIRPVAQFQCVGGFITTQQGSRTRTAIDNPVDALRGFATILQDLPIDPYLPFYGGLVGYVGFEWGARAIPDTRADGNQELPDAWLGLFDTVLVIDHVERSAYVASLGLDHTVQSRPALAEARAEELAALVTEHATSSLDDPEAHRLLPNHDTERSLSTSILSHRATDRDHPIAFMAEDLTPVSPRRRYRQIAQELKRCLWQGVAQRINLAPRYVGLMPQAPWAVHAQLRQTNPAPYATYLDTGSFQLCSLSPTSFLTMEQRELTAKPVLACGPYQHGIALPEPNEWLAETPGARGLLHRLREELMPLAEQGTVREDPAALEVDARSVHLTCNLRARLRADYGLVDALSIIVPGLSMTGFPKHNVVRLLLQHEPFRRHAYTGALGMWGPHGRAQFNLGVRLLTIREGLGYLHAANWLDPATDAEAALEATDQRVAAFFAQLHHLPIDTIHEQSLY
- a CDS encoding nucleoside deaminase, which translates into the protein MRAALAEAELAGAQGEVPIGAVAVVGEQIVARAHNRREADGNPLGHAEILLLQQLIGTRASWRLDDVTLYVTCEPCLMCAGALLQARLARLVYGCADPKAGACGSLYQVLDDARLNHRIPCTAGVLAADCGALLSAFFRGLRGCKSVKA